A section of the Arabiibacter massiliensis genome encodes:
- a CDS encoding DHHW family protein, whose amino-acid sequence MRKPANVSQAQWISSLLLITVVGGFLLAVPVGILASKIAPWTLPDDAYPAYDLSYLEGRKYTSAPIPSGESIFSGAFQSDAESFVADSIPYRDTTLLINSTLQRSVIEVAAKPFRFETLPGFFDSSYNLSDNGKFYITAESLTPSEEETVREQTQEAALAYANFAARHPSSTCLVYHVAYSQMSPDNRTIPLVSNAWTSEDRKECFEPFMGDAISYSDNTDLVDADYYFSTDHHWTIQGAYRTYCDLALKLGFSPLAFSEDDLMTFGTPFYGTLSRYALNDAVFPDFISDYAFDYPDYEITVNGKHVEERGDKSRYQRGEADPSKFMDRHSEYFGSSETEVIYRNPNNPQGKTLLVVRDSYMSDIEPMVAYHYSTVHFLDLRNDDAPQLETFLSEHPADDILFMGSSMLTWESVISKINLENN is encoded by the coding sequence ATGCGCAAACCGGCGAACGTCTCACAGGCCCAATGGATTTCATCGCTTCTACTTATCACCGTCGTCGGGGGGTTTCTCCTTGCAGTCCCGGTGGGCATCCTTGCGTCGAAGATCGCGCCTTGGACCCTCCCTGATGACGCATACCCCGCCTACGACCTTTCTTATTTGGAAGGTAGAAAATACACCTCAGCTCCGATCCCGTCAGGTGAGAGTATTTTCTCAGGAGCATTTCAAAGTGATGCAGAGTCATTCGTCGCAGACAGCATCCCCTATCGAGACACGACTCTCCTCATCAACTCTACCCTTCAGCGTTCTGTGATCGAAGTCGCAGCGAAACCTTTCCGGTTTGAGACGCTACCTGGCTTTTTCGACTCTTCGTACAATCTTTCGGATAACGGGAAATTTTACATAACAGCAGAAAGTTTGACGCCAAGCGAGGAAGAAACGGTTCGCGAGCAAACGCAGGAGGCGGCTTTGGCGTATGCGAATTTCGCAGCACGCCATCCCTCAAGCACCTGCCTCGTCTACCATGTCGCCTACTCCCAAATGAGTCCGGACAATCGCACAATTCCCCTTGTCTCGAACGCCTGGACATCGGAGGATCGCAAAGAATGCTTCGAGCCTTTCATGGGGGACGCTATTTCGTACTCGGACAACACCGACCTCGTTGATGCCGACTACTACTTCAGCACCGATCACCATTGGACGATTCAAGGGGCATATAGAACCTACTGCGACCTCGCCCTCAAACTCGGTTTCTCCCCACTTGCATTCAGCGAAGACGATCTAATGACGTTTGGCACGCCATTTTACGGAACGCTCTCGCGCTACGCCCTTAATGACGCCGTTTTCCCTGATTTCATTAGCGACTATGCGTTCGATTACCCTGATTACGAGATAACCGTCAATGGTAAGCATGTTGAAGAACGCGGAGACAAGAGTCGCTACCAAAGAGGTGAAGCGGATCCCTCGAAATTCATGGATCGTCACAGTGAGTACTTCGGCTCTAGCGAGACCGAAGTGATCTACAGGAATCCCAACAATCCTCAGGGCAAAACCCTGCTTGTCGTAAGGGACTCCTACATGAGCGATATCGAGCCAATGGTCGCCTACCATTACAGCACGGTTCATTTTCTCGATCTTCGAAACGACGATGCTCCACAGCTGGAAACCTTCTTATCCGAGCACCCTGCTGATGATATCCTCTTTATGGGCAGCAGCATGCTCACCTGGGAAAGCGTTATATCAAAGATTAATCTAGAAAACAATTAG
- a CDS encoding nucleoside-diphosphate sugar epimerase/dehydratase: MDLHIAKRTALLLLFDVAATYAAYWLASLLTNVYDEVFVNNEIFFMLGILAMFNVAGLALFRMYNNLWEYASIDEAIQIVLSVVLSTLAGAVFLWIIDVRLPIRVFIASAILLVLILGGVRMVWRILRRKRPFHAQVEVERPRTLIVGAGETGSLTVTRMASKDPNMPGIPVVATDDDPSKRGSRIHGVKVAGSSADIISLVDRYDIEQIVVAIPSATTAERKRIYAICTETDCKLRTLPNIRELRIDELGDVALRDVDVTDLLGREEIVLDTRIASSYIAGETVLVTGGGGSIGSELCRQLAKVAPARIVIFDIYENDAYMLRQELIREYDDIDVIIEIGSVCDKPRVNELFEKHHPSAVFHAAAHKHVPLMEACPREAVQNNVFGTLNVARAADAYGAERFIFISTDKAVNPTSVMGATKRMGEMVMQYYARASKTVFSAVRFGNVLGSNGSVIPLFKKQIAAGGPLTVTHPDIERFFMTIPEATRLVIQAGGMAHGGEIFILDMGEPVKIVDLAKNLIRLSGADVEITFTGLRDGEKMYEELLMDEESTLATDSKSIMISTGQEISYEEVAAKLDELEEALSCCDEDAVRILEEAVPTYRHTVHNR, encoded by the coding sequence ATGGATTTGCACATAGCGAAGCGTACGGCTCTTCTCCTGCTGTTCGACGTGGCGGCTACTTATGCCGCTTATTGGCTTGCGTCGCTTCTCACGAACGTGTACGACGAGGTGTTCGTCAACAACGAGATCTTCTTCATGCTCGGCATCCTCGCGATGTTCAACGTCGCGGGCTTGGCGTTGTTCCGCATGTACAACAACCTGTGGGAGTACGCGAGCATCGATGAGGCTATCCAGATCGTGCTCTCCGTGGTCCTTTCGACGTTGGCGGGTGCCGTGTTCCTCTGGATCATCGACGTTCGTCTGCCCATTCGCGTGTTCATTGCCTCAGCCATCCTCCTGGTTCTCATCTTGGGCGGTGTGCGCATGGTGTGGCGAATTCTGCGCCGCAAGAGGCCTTTTCATGCTCAGGTTGAAGTGGAGCGGCCGCGCACGCTCATTGTCGGGGCGGGGGAGACGGGCTCGCTCACGGTCACGCGCATGGCCTCGAAGGATCCCAACATGCCGGGCATTCCAGTGGTCGCGACCGACGACGATCCGTCCAAGCGCGGCTCGCGGATACACGGCGTGAAGGTAGCGGGTTCGAGCGCGGACATCATCTCGCTCGTCGACCGCTACGACATCGAGCAGATCGTCGTGGCAATCCCTTCGGCAACGACTGCGGAGCGCAAGCGTATCTACGCCATCTGCACGGAGACGGACTGCAAGCTCCGCACCCTGCCGAACATCCGCGAGCTGCGCATCGACGAGCTCGGCGACGTAGCCCTGCGCGACGTCGATGTCACCGACCTGCTCGGCCGCGAGGAGATCGTGCTCGACACGCGCATAGCCTCGAGCTACATCGCGGGCGAGACGGTGCTCGTCACCGGCGGCGGCGGGTCGATCGGCAGCGAGCTCTGCCGGCAGCTGGCCAAGGTGGCGCCGGCGCGCATCGTCATCTTCGACATCTACGAGAACGACGCGTATATGCTGCGCCAGGAGCTCATCCGCGAGTACGACGACATCGACGTGATCATCGAGATCGGCAGCGTGTGCGACAAGCCGCGCGTGAACGAGCTCTTCGAGAAGCATCATCCCTCGGCAGTCTTCCATGCCGCCGCCCACAAGCATGTGCCCCTCATGGAAGCCTGTCCGCGCGAGGCGGTGCAGAACAACGTATTCGGCACGCTCAACGTAGCGCGCGCGGCCGATGCTTACGGCGCCGAGCGGTTCATCTTCATCTCTACGGACAAGGCCGTCAATCCCACGAGCGTGATGGGCGCCACGAAGCGCATGGGCGAGATGGTGATGCAGTACTACGCGCGTGCTTCGAAGACGGTGTTCTCGGCGGTGCGCTTCGGTAACGTGCTCGGCAGCAACGGCAGCGTGATCCCGCTGTTCAAGAAGCAGATCGCCGCCGGAGGCCCCCTCACGGTGACGCACCCTGACATCGAGCGGTTCTTCATGACCATCCCTGAAGCCACGCGCCTCGTCATCCAAGCCGGCGGCATGGCTCACGGCGGCGAGATCTTCATCCTCGACATGGGCGAGCCGGTGAAGATCGTCGATCTGGCCAAAAACCTCATCCGCCTGTCCGGCGCCGACGTGGAGATCACGTTCACGGGACTGCGCGACGGCGAGAAGATGTACGAGGAGCTGCTCATGGACGAGGAGAGCACGCTCGCCACGGACAGCAAGTCCATCATGATATCGACCGGCCAGGAGATCAGCTACGAGGAGGTCGCGGCCAAGCTCGACGAGCTGGAGGAGGCCCTCTCATGCTGCGACGAGGACGCGGTGCGCATCCTCGAGGAGGCCGTGCCGACGTACCGGCATACGGTGCACAACCGGTAA
- a CDS encoding glycosyltransferase family 4 protein, translating into MTADVRSIKKIAIVTMGVKLGNETKGYDRFKYLANMLVDHGFEVDLITSSFQHWEKKQRNTADPCYADEQFNVVFIDEPGYRKNVDLRRVKSHAIAAKNLTEHFKVHDDYDLIYSEIPPNDVALSCALFAEVKGIPYVCDVNDLWPEAMRMVLDVPVLSDILFHPLARDAKAVYSRCSAVVGTSDEYAQRPLKDAREGIEHVTVYVGNELASFDAEVDEYAGSIEKPDGEFWVTYAGTIGTSYDIRTMVLAAEELKRRGRSEIKMMILGGGPLKDELEELARSLDCRVDFLGYLPHGEMAAYLSKSDILVNSFVKKAPQSIVTKIGDYLAAAKPMINTCVSPEFKAKVEHDAFGINIEPEDPSILADAIEALEADPQLRSGMGVNARMIAETQFDRPKSYLKIEELINRLLSN; encoded by the coding sequence ATGACTGCAGACGTCAGATCAATTAAGAAAATCGCCATCGTCACCATGGGCGTGAAGCTCGGGAACGAGACCAAGGGTTACGACCGCTTCAAGTACCTCGCCAACATGCTCGTCGATCATGGATTCGAAGTGGACCTGATCACTTCCTCGTTTCAGCATTGGGAGAAGAAGCAGCGAAACACGGCTGATCCCTGCTATGCAGACGAGCAGTTCAACGTCGTGTTCATCGACGAGCCCGGCTATCGCAAGAACGTCGACCTCCGCCGCGTGAAGAGCCACGCAATCGCCGCCAAGAACCTCACGGAGCATTTCAAAGTGCACGACGACTACGATCTCATCTACTCGGAGATACCCCCGAACGACGTCGCGCTCTCCTGCGCCCTCTTCGCGGAGGTGAAGGGCATCCCCTACGTGTGCGACGTCAACGATCTCTGGCCCGAGGCCATGCGCATGGTGCTCGACGTGCCTGTTTTGAGCGACATCCTCTTCCACCCGCTCGCGCGCGATGCGAAGGCCGTCTACTCGCGCTGCAGCGCCGTTGTGGGAACATCCGACGAGTACGCCCAGCGCCCCCTCAAAGACGCGCGAGAGGGCATAGAGCACGTCACCGTGTACGTTGGAAACGAGCTTGCGTCTTTCGATGCCGAAGTCGATGAATACGCCGGCAGCATAGAGAAGCCCGATGGCGAGTTCTGGGTGACTTATGCGGGTACCATCGGAACCAGCTACGACATCCGCACCATGGTGCTTGCTGCCGAGGAGCTCAAACGAAGAGGCCGCAGCGAGATCAAGATGATGATCCTCGGCGGCGGCCCTCTTAAGGATGAGCTTGAGGAACTCGCACGCAGCTTAGATTGCCGCGTCGACTTCCTCGGTTACCTTCCGCACGGTGAGATGGCGGCGTATCTATCGAAATCCGACATACTCGTCAACTCTTTCGTGAAGAAGGCACCGCAAAGCATAGTGACCAAAATCGGAGATTATCTTGCGGCTGCCAAACCGATGATCAACACATGCGTCAGCCCCGAATTCAAAGCGAAGGTCGAGCATGACGCCTTCGGCATCAACATCGAGCCGGAAGATCCTTCCATCCTCGCCGATGCGATCGAGGCGCTGGAGGCCGATCCTCAACTGCGCTCCGGCATGGGCGTAAACGCGAGAATGATCGCAGAAACCCAGTTCGACAGGCCGAAGTCGTATTTGAAGATAGAGGAGCTGATTAACCGCCTCCTCTCTAACTAG
- a CDS encoding NTP transferase domain-containing protein: MLNAEEFEFLSSRATPSPQPNIISGETKGCPTAQDESTKARLASRGLIDENGDITNLGLSELSPYKVESAVILAAGMATRFAPLSYERPKAMFEIRGEILIERLIRQLKEADIKNIAVVVGYMKEAFFYLEDEFNVRIIINPEYSNRNNHSSLWAAREHLGNSYIISSDQFYSRNIFRPYEFMPFCSAVRLEKGRSEQLIETDENNRIIYIGSESESAYRMQGPAYFDKALSNRFLAILEQEYNRPATIGKLWDTVLAEHLDEFSIALKPWTEEAIHEFDYISDLCSFDQDFFENVDSNILDNICSTIKCARTDIEGIEPVKAGLTNLSVLFSAKGDQYIYRHPGTGTDEIINRDAEAHSLRVAKKLGFDETFIYEDPKTGWKISRYIPNCVPFDYRNEGHVTRAMRIARKLHESGETSPWSFDFYEEAKKIVSLLIESSYPLPPDFDAISSIIEELACYEREQEASPVLCHNDFYGPNFLINDQVFYLIDWEYSAMGDYGCDIGNFIAQGSGYTEDEAVRVLDLYFGRQATDDEVRHCLACTAIVGYYWFVWAVYKESKGNPVGEWLYTWYTAAKRFGTYALSLHTHAEGGSDAIV, encoded by the coding sequence GTGCTCAACGCCGAAGAATTCGAGTTCCTGTCAAGTCGCGCGACGCCATCGCCTCAACCAAATATCATCTCAGGCGAAACAAAAGGATGTCCAACCGCTCAAGATGAGTCAACGAAAGCAAGGCTTGCCTCTCGCGGGCTCATCGACGAGAATGGGGATATCACCAACCTGGGTTTGTCGGAGCTCTCTCCGTACAAAGTCGAAAGCGCGGTCATCCTGGCCGCAGGTATGGCCACTCGATTCGCCCCACTTTCGTACGAACGGCCAAAAGCCATGTTTGAGATTCGCGGCGAAATCCTCATTGAAAGGCTCATTCGCCAGCTTAAAGAGGCCGACATCAAAAACATCGCCGTTGTTGTCGGATACATGAAGGAAGCGTTCTTCTACTTGGAGGACGAGTTCAACGTTCGGATCATTATCAATCCAGAGTATTCGAACCGAAACAACCATTCCTCCCTATGGGCCGCACGCGAGCACCTTGGAAACTCCTATATCATATCCTCCGACCAGTTCTATTCCAGGAATATCTTCAGGCCATACGAGTTCATGCCGTTTTGCTCAGCTGTACGCCTTGAAAAAGGGCGCTCTGAGCAATTGATCGAGACGGATGAGAACAACCGAATCATCTACATCGGCTCGGAAAGTGAAAGCGCTTATCGGATGCAAGGACCTGCCTACTTCGACAAGGCTCTCTCAAATCGCTTCCTTGCGATTCTTGAGCAAGAATACAACCGTCCCGCAACCATCGGAAAGCTCTGGGACACAGTCCTTGCGGAGCATCTCGACGAGTTTTCCATCGCCTTGAAGCCCTGGACAGAAGAAGCCATTCACGAATTCGACTATATTAGCGATCTCTGCTCTTTTGATCAGGACTTTTTTGAAAACGTCGATTCAAACATTCTTGATAACATCTGCTCGACGATTAAATGCGCTCGCACAGACATCGAAGGTATCGAGCCTGTAAAGGCGGGGCTCACAAACCTCTCCGTGCTCTTTTCGGCTAAAGGAGACCAATACATTTACCGCCACCCAGGAACAGGAACCGACGAAATTATCAATCGCGACGCAGAAGCCCATTCTCTGAGAGTCGCCAAGAAACTCGGCTTTGACGAGACGTTCATTTACGAAGACCCGAAGACAGGTTGGAAGATATCGAGATATATCCCGAACTGCGTCCCTTTCGATTATCGCAACGAAGGGCATGTGACTCGCGCCATGAGAATCGCGAGGAAATTGCACGAAAGCGGAGAAACGTCGCCGTGGTCGTTCGACTTCTACGAAGAGGCCAAGAAAATCGTTTCCCTGCTTATCGAATCCTCATATCCTCTTCCCCCCGATTTTGACGCCATCTCCTCCATCATCGAAGAGCTTGCATGTTATGAGAGAGAGCAAGAAGCGAGTCCCGTGCTGTGCCATAATGACTTCTATGGGCCCAATTTCCTCATAAACGATCAGGTTTTCTACTTGATCGACTGGGAATATTCTGCCATGGGAGATTACGGCTGCGACATTGGCAACTTCATTGCCCAGGGTTCAGGTTATACCGAGGACGAAGCCGTCCGCGTTCTTGATCTGTACTTTGGTCGGCAAGCTACAGATGACGAAGTGCGACACTGCTTGGCCTGCACCGCCATTGTCGGTTATTATTGGTTTGTTTGGGCAGTGTACAAGGAAAGCAAGGGCAATCCCGTTGGGGAGTGGCTGTATACATGGTACACAGCGGCAAAGCGTTTCGGCACTTACGCATTGTCGCTACACACGCATGCAGAAGGAGGCAGCGATGCTATCGTTTGA
- a CDS encoding MBOAT family O-acyltransferase: protein MVFSSSIFLFAFFPVVLIGYFIVPSRALKNTFLLIASLLFYAWGEPVYILLMLASIFCNWLLALLIEDKKFDEHRKLLLVVSVIFNIAVIGFFKYEGFLANIVNGMLGFTLIPNLELPLPIGISFYTLQALSYVIDVYRREVPAQRNVLYLGMYISFFPQLIAGPIVRYQTIADQIRNRKESFFDVCVGMRLFIVGLAKKVLLANVMAILATDMLSSGGENIGAIGAWLGLIAYTFQIFFDFSGYSDMAIGLGRMFGFSYLRNFNYPYISKSITEFWRRWHISLSTFFRDYLYIPLGGNRVSQKRWVFNILCVWTVTGLWHGAAWNYILWGAFYGGILLCEKLLWGGVLSKLPSMLQHSYTILIFMLGWLLFWIEDTQALTSYASALIGSYGATGTSTFWQLGAWEYWPVLCACIVASTPLVPFLRAWLAKWGRGEKGRPDHVDIVDMKHLSTNTLCTFDIVNTLPKRQAVLNAISFAIDALLILLLVLSAISIVSGSFNPFIYFKF, encoded by the coding sequence ATGGTCTTTTCCTCATCAATATTTCTGTTCGCTTTTTTTCCCGTTGTTCTCATCGGCTACTTTATCGTACCTTCGAGAGCTCTCAAAAACACGTTTCTCCTCATCGCCTCTCTATTGTTTTACGCATGGGGTGAGCCCGTCTACATTCTTTTGATGCTTGCGTCGATCTTCTGCAATTGGCTTCTCGCTCTTCTGATCGAGGACAAAAAATTTGATGAGCATAGAAAGCTTTTGCTCGTAGTCTCAGTGATTTTCAACATTGCCGTCATCGGTTTTTTTAAATACGAGGGGTTTTTAGCCAATATCGTCAATGGAATGCTGGGGTTCACTCTTATCCCCAACCTTGAACTCCCCCTGCCAATCGGCATCTCGTTTTACACGCTACAAGCACTGTCTTACGTAATCGACGTATATCGTCGAGAAGTTCCTGCTCAACGCAATGTTCTGTACCTTGGCATGTACATATCGTTCTTCCCTCAGCTCATCGCTGGCCCCATCGTTCGCTATCAAACTATCGCAGATCAGATCCGCAACAGAAAAGAGTCCTTCTTCGACGTCTGCGTAGGAATGAGGCTCTTCATCGTCGGACTTGCGAAGAAGGTTCTCCTGGCAAACGTCATGGCCATTTTGGCAACCGACATGCTTTCCTCGGGTGGAGAGAACATCGGCGCAATCGGTGCCTGGCTCGGCCTCATCGCGTATACTTTCCAGATCTTCTTTGATTTTTCCGGTTACTCCGATATGGCTATAGGCCTTGGGCGCATGTTCGGGTTCAGCTATTTGAGAAACTTCAACTACCCTTACATTTCCAAGAGCATCACCGAATTCTGGCGGAGATGGCATATATCTCTTTCGACCTTCTTTCGCGATTACCTCTATATTCCCCTCGGTGGGAACAGGGTTTCTCAAAAGCGCTGGGTTTTCAACATCCTTTGCGTATGGACGGTGACCGGCCTATGGCATGGTGCCGCCTGGAACTACATATTGTGGGGAGCGTTTTACGGCGGCATCCTGCTCTGCGAGAAGCTTCTCTGGGGGGGGGTTCTTTCCAAACTCCCTTCGATGCTTCAGCATTCGTACACTATTCTCATATTCATGCTAGGCTGGCTTCTTTTCTGGATCGAAGATACTCAGGCCCTTACAAGCTACGCAAGCGCATTGATCGGATCGTACGGCGCTACAGGCACATCGACATTTTGGCAATTGGGGGCTTGGGAGTACTGGCCCGTGCTCTGCGCCTGCATAGTCGCCTCCACGCCGCTCGTGCCCTTTCTTCGCGCATGGCTTGCCAAGTGGGGACGTGGGGAAAAGGGAAGGCCCGACCATGTGGATATCGTTGATATGAAGCACCTCTCAACCAATACTCTATGCACGTTCGATATAGTCAACACACTTCCCAAACGTCAAGCAGTTCTCAACGCGATCTCTTTCGCAATCGACGCATTACTCATTCTGCTCTTAGTGTTGAGCGCAATATCGATCGTGTCAGGATCATTCAATCCGTTTATCTACTTTAAGTTCTAA
- a CDS encoding amidohydrolase family protein gives MKAYHGSIITVDPSDSEVAWLVEEEGRIAYIGDTLPSRYAHSEIVELGERALCPSFVDTHEHFASFATFNAGLNVMNASSNSIISNRVKEYASECSDQTIIAFGASPHSVKEGRLITKAELDAACPDKPVMVVKYDGHACIVNTALLEKVAKRIDGLRGFHPDTGEMNQEAFFGVSNYITGSLSISQLVKNMQRAMDYLAERGIGMVHTASGVGFAGNLDISLEKWVGKSAQNGFQIRVYPQSMDTRVAVERKIPRIGGCFACALDGCFGSIDAAMNEPYAGVDERGVLYYTDEEVITFCKRANRAGLQIEMHAIGDAAFDQATRAIKAALDDFPRVDHRHGIIHACLPTDKGMAICAEYEIQLPMQPSFIDWPQEPNSYLDGILGVRSRRLNPLRELWDAGITLSSGSDAPCTDPNPLLWIQRACNHTDPYMSLSIREALRMCTYNGYWTSFDEKERGSLEEGKIADMVVLSANPYKTPVKLLHTLRVEDLILGGSPYQPQSQGIARALALGIANRAKV, from the coding sequence ATGAAAGCGTATCACGGAAGCATTATTACCGTTGACCCCTCCGATAGCGAAGTCGCCTGGCTCGTTGAGGAAGAGGGGCGGATCGCTTACATAGGAGATACCCTGCCAAGTCGCTATGCGCATAGCGAGATTGTCGAGCTTGGAGAACGCGCGCTCTGTCCGAGCTTCGTCGACACTCACGAGCATTTCGCCAGCTTCGCCACATTCAACGCAGGGCTCAATGTCATGAACGCGTCTTCGAACTCCATTATCTCAAACAGAGTGAAGGAGTATGCATCCGAATGCTCCGATCAGACAATCATCGCCTTCGGGGCCTCGCCTCATTCTGTCAAAGAAGGCCGCTTGATCACCAAAGCAGAGCTGGATGCAGCCTGCCCTGACAAGCCGGTTATGGTGGTAAAGTACGACGGACATGCTTGCATAGTCAACACCGCGCTTCTCGAAAAGGTGGCGAAACGCATTGACGGACTCCGCGGATTCCACCCCGATACCGGAGAGATGAACCAGGAAGCCTTTTTCGGCGTTTCCAACTATATCACCGGCTCCTTGTCCATTTCACAACTGGTGAAGAACATGCAAAGGGCCATGGATTACCTCGCAGAACGAGGAATAGGGATGGTCCATACGGCAAGCGGCGTTGGATTCGCGGGAAACTTGGACATATCGTTGGAAAAGTGGGTCGGAAAGAGCGCGCAAAACGGCTTCCAGATCCGAGTTTATCCTCAATCAATGGATACAAGGGTCGCAGTCGAGCGAAAGATTCCACGCATAGGAGGCTGTTTCGCGTGTGCTCTCGACGGCTGTTTCGGCTCCATAGACGCCGCGATGAACGAGCCTTATGCAGGGGTCGATGAAAGGGGCGTGCTCTACTACACGGACGAGGAAGTCATCACCTTCTGCAAAAGAGCTAACCGTGCAGGCCTACAAATCGAGATGCACGCGATCGGCGACGCCGCTTTCGACCAGGCTACTCGAGCCATCAAAGCCGCACTTGACGATTTCCCTCGCGTCGATCATCGTCATGGGATCATTCATGCCTGCCTGCCCACCGACAAAGGCATGGCGATTTGCGCTGAGTATGAAATACAGCTTCCGATGCAGCCGTCTTTCATCGATTGGCCCCAAGAGCCCAATTCTTATCTGGATGGAATTCTCGGAGTCCGTTCCCGCAGACTCAACCCGCTTCGCGAACTTTGGGATGCGGGAATCACCCTCTCGTCAGGGTCGGATGCGCCCTGCACCGATCCCAACCCCTTGCTTTGGATTCAACGAGCCTGCAATCACACCGATCCCTACATGTCGCTCAGCATTCGGGAGGCGCTGCGCATGTGCACATACAACGGCTACTGGACATCTTTCGACGAAAAAGAGCGGGGCTCGCTCGAGGAGGGCAAAATCGCTGACATGGTCGTTCTGTCTGCCAACCCTTACAAAACCCCTGTTAAACTTCTTCATACGTTGCGCGTCGAGGACTTGATTCTCGGAGGCTCGCCCTACCAGCCGCAGAGCCAAGGCATCGCAAGAGCCCTCGCGTTGGGAATTGCGAACCGTGCTAAAGTGTAA
- a CDS encoding sugar phosphate nucleotidyltransferase, translating into MLSFEEFESLTLLANEGKASVEQLELLEPYRAKRAILLAAGFGSRMLPLTLNTPKPLIRINGRRIIESILDSLIAVGIEDIVIVRGYLAEEFEVLLNKYPMIRFIDNSLFNTTNNISSALVVLKDDPAAFENAYVFESDLFIKNPSIITQYQWRSNYLGVPVNETPDWCFDVEGDFIRDLHKGGSNCFHMYAISYWSPKDATRLAKDIPEAFASEENRQRFWDDVPCVTHRENYEVAVRPCTFEDVEEIDSLSELAAIDPAYHFERSHD; encoded by the coding sequence ATGCTATCGTTTGAAGAATTTGAGTCGCTTACTTTGCTCGCAAACGAGGGCAAAGCCTCGGTTGAGCAGCTGGAGCTTTTGGAGCCCTACCGCGCAAAACGCGCGATCCTCCTTGCCGCCGGATTCGGCAGTCGCATGCTCCCACTCACCCTCAACACGCCGAAGCCCTTAATCAGGATCAACGGACGCCGGATCATTGAATCCATCTTGGACAGCCTTATTGCTGTGGGAATCGAAGATATCGTCATTGTGCGAGGCTACCTTGCCGAAGAATTTGAGGTTCTTCTCAACAAGTATCCCATGATTCGCTTCATCGACAACAGCCTCTTCAATACCACAAACAACATTTCTTCAGCACTGGTGGTACTCAAGGATGATCCCGCCGCTTTTGAAAACGCGTACGTGTTCGAAAGCGATCTTTTTATAAAGAACCCATCCATTATCACGCAATACCAATGGCGGTCAAATTACTTGGGCGTACCTGTAAACGAGACCCCTGATTGGTGCTTCGATGTTGAAGGCGATTTCATTCGAGATTTGCACAAGGGCGGCTCGAATTGCTTTCATATGTATGCCATATCCTATTGGAGTCCGAAGGATGCTACGCGTCTTGCCAAAGACATTCCCGAAGCTTTTGCCAGCGAAGAAAATCGGCAGCGCTTTTGGGACGATGTGCCTTGCGTCACCCATCGCGAAAATTACGAAGTGGCCGTACGCCCATGCACGTTTGAAGACGTTGAGGAGATCGACTCACTATCAGAGCTTGCAGCAATCGACCCAGCATACCATTTCGAAAGGTCGCACGATTGA